The Desmonostoc muscorum LEGE 12446 genome includes a region encoding these proteins:
- a CDS encoding GNAT family N-acetyltransferase — MKKYYQDFLIRDWVQSDRTRAAQVINYVLSEYGLGWEPNGADRDVLQVEEFYLATGGEFWVIEHQSQLVGTGAYYPIKRGKKAVEIRKMYLLPSIRGLGLGKYLLQQLEVAIAERGFEQIWIETASVLVEAVKLYESNGYKAATGVETTRCDRVYLKSLLNGH; from the coding sequence ATGAAAAAATATTATCAAGACTTTTTAATTCGTGATTGGGTGCAAAGCGATCGCACCAGAGCTGCCCAAGTGATCAATTATGTATTATCAGAATACGGTTTGGGTTGGGAACCAAACGGTGCAGATCGAGACGTGCTGCAAGTAGAGGAATTTTATTTAGCTACTGGGGGAGAGTTTTGGGTAATTGAACACCAAAGCCAGTTAGTAGGTACTGGGGCATACTACCCCATCAAACGTGGTAAAAAAGCTGTAGAAATCCGCAAAATGTATCTTTTACCGAGCATTAGGGGTTTAGGATTGGGGAAATATTTGTTACAACAGCTAGAAGTAGCGATCGCCGAACGTGGTTTTGAGCAAATTTGGATTGAAACTGCCAGCGTTTTGGTAGAAGCAGTCAAGCTGTATGAAAGCAACGGCTACAAAGCAGCAACGGGAGTTGAAACAACAAGGTGCGATCGTGTCTATCTTAAGTCATTGCTTAATGGTCATTAG
- the cobS gene encoding adenosylcobinamide-GDP ribazoletransferase, which translates to MIKQQQWWKNLLLNLAASIIFYTVIPLPYLNGLDFRGVAGLVSTVGLIIGGILGLLDTGMNYIGIPVLTRSALVVSLWIAITGGLHLDGAMDTADGLAVGDPDRRLEVMADSATGAFGAMAAIALVLLKITALTDMPDNRWLVLMAACGWGRWGQQVAIARYPYLKPTGKGAFHKQAIRSYKDLLPGLLLLLGLSGLLWLIDKQQLFLAIGMIVAGSAIAIFTAAWFNHKLGGHTGDTYGAVVEWTEALFLCVLTAF; encoded by the coding sequence ATGATCAAACAGCAACAATGGTGGAAAAACCTGCTGTTAAACCTAGCGGCGAGTATTATATTTTACACAGTTATTCCACTGCCGTATTTGAATGGATTAGATTTTCGGGGTGTGGCAGGTCTAGTCTCGACTGTAGGGTTGATAATTGGGGGAATTTTAGGGTTACTGGACACGGGGATGAATTATATTGGTATACCAGTGCTAACTCGTAGTGCTTTGGTAGTAAGTCTTTGGATTGCGATAACTGGAGGGCTGCATTTAGATGGGGCAATGGATACTGCCGATGGCTTGGCAGTGGGTGATCCAGATCGGCGATTGGAAGTAATGGCGGATAGTGCCACAGGTGCCTTTGGGGCAATGGCAGCGATCGCCTTAGTACTATTAAAAATAACAGCTTTAACGGATATGCCAGACAACCGTTGGCTGGTGTTGATGGCTGCTTGTGGTTGGGGACGCTGGGGACAGCAAGTAGCGATCGCTCGATATCCTTACCTCAAACCAACTGGCAAAGGTGCTTTTCACAAACAAGCCATTCGTTCTTACAAGGATTTGTTACCGGGATTGTTATTGTTGTTGGGTTTGAGTGGTTTACTCTGGCTGATAGATAAACAGCAGTTATTTTTGGCAATCGGAATGATAGTTGCTGGAAGTGCGATCGCCATTTTCACAGCAGCCTGGTTCAACCACAAATTAGGCGGACACACGGGAGATACCTACGGCGCAGTCGTTGAGTGGACTGAAGCCTTATTTTTGTGTGTATTGACTGCTTTTTAG
- a CDS encoding alpha/beta fold hydrolase — MSVIESSWKHEYITTNGVKLHYVTQGEGPLMLMLHGFPEFWYSWRHQIPEFAQDFKVVAIDLRGYNDSDKPTEQSAYVMDEFIKDVEGVIKGLGYEKCVLVGHDWGGAIAWSFAYAHPEAIERLIILNLPHPAKFAQGLRTPQQLLRSYYIFIFQLPWIPELLLQSSDYQAIETAFQGTAINKSAFTQADINAYKDAAAKRGALTGMLNYYRNIFGQRILNPNWGILEVPTLMIWGENDTALGKELTYDTAAYVKDFQIKYIPNCGHWVQQEQPELVNQYMAEFLRS, encoded by the coding sequence ATGTCTGTAATAGAATCTTCTTGGAAACACGAATATATAACTACCAATGGCGTGAAACTACATTACGTCACCCAAGGTGAAGGTCCCTTGATGTTGATGTTGCATGGTTTTCCTGAATTTTGGTACTCTTGGCGGCATCAAATACCAGAATTTGCCCAAGATTTTAAAGTCGTCGCTATTGACTTGCGTGGTTACAACGATAGTGATAAGCCGACAGAACAATCAGCTTATGTCATGGATGAATTTATCAAAGATGTTGAGGGAGTAATTAAAGGATTAGGATATGAAAAATGTGTTTTAGTTGGACATGATTGGGGAGGAGCGATCGCTTGGAGTTTTGCCTATGCTCATCCCGAAGCGATCGAGCGATTAATTATCCTTAACTTGCCTCATCCTGCTAAATTTGCCCAAGGCTTACGCACTCCCCAACAATTGCTACGTAGTTATTACATCTTTATTTTTCAACTCCCGTGGATACCAGAATTACTTTTGCAATCTTCAGATTACCAAGCAATTGAAACAGCTTTTCAAGGCACAGCAATTAATAAGAGCGCTTTCACACAAGCAGATATTAATGCGTATAAAGATGCTGCTGCAAAACGCGGTGCCCTCACAGGAATGTTGAACTATTACCGCAACATTTTTGGGCAGAGAATCCTAAATCCAAATTGGGGAATTCTGGAAGTGCCAACGCTGATGATTTGGGGGGAAAATGACACTGCACTCGGCAAGGAACTAACCTACGACACCGCAGCCTATGTCAAAGACTTTCAAATCAAGTACATTCCCAATTGTGGCCATTGGGTGCAACAAGAACAGCCAGAGTTAGTTAATCAGTATATGGCAGAATTTCTCAGGAGTTAG
- the gatB gene encoding Asp-tRNA(Asn)/Glu-tRNA(Gln) amidotransferase subunit GatB, producing MTSATTVKTEYEAIIGLETHCQLSTNTKIFSSSSTAFGGDPNTNIDPVCMGLPGVLPVLNQKVLEYAVKAGLALNCQIARYSKFDRKQYFYPDLPKNYQISQYDLPIAEHGWLEIELVDAEGKPTRKRIGITRLHMEEDAGKLVHAGSDRLSGSTYSLVDYNRAGVPLVEIVSEPDLRSGLEAAEYAQELRRIVRYLGVSDGNMQEGSLRCDVNISVRPLGQEKFGTKVEIKNMNSFSAIQRAIDYEIERQIAAIEAGDRIIQETRLWEEGAQRTISMRVKEGSSDYRYFPEPDLAPIEVTDKELEKWRSELPELPAQKRHHYENELGLSAYDARVLTEDRPVSQYFEAAIASGANPKAAANWITQDIAGYLNKQKLSITAIALTPSNLADIITRIETGKISNAQAKEKLPDLLSGISPEKAFAGQELITDPTVLEPIVDEVIAANPKELEKYRNGNTNLKGFFVGQVLKKTAKRADPKLTNELVEKKLNA from the coding sequence ATGACCTCTGCTACAACTGTAAAAACTGAGTACGAAGCGATTATTGGTCTAGAAACCCATTGTCAACTCAGTACTAATACCAAGATTTTCTCCAGTAGCTCTACAGCATTCGGTGGTGACCCCAATACTAATATTGACCCAGTTTGTATGGGTTTACCTGGGGTCTTACCTGTACTAAATCAAAAAGTATTAGAATACGCCGTCAAAGCTGGTTTGGCACTGAATTGTCAAATCGCTAGATATAGCAAATTCGACCGTAAACAGTATTTTTATCCGGATTTACCGAAAAATTACCAAATTTCTCAATATGACTTACCGATCGCTGAACATGGTTGGTTAGAAATTGAGTTGGTAGACGCTGAGGGAAAACCCACCCGCAAACGCATTGGCATCACGCGTCTGCACATGGAAGAAGATGCAGGAAAATTGGTACACGCAGGCAGCGATCGCCTTTCGGGTTCTACCTATTCCTTGGTAGACTACAATCGCGCAGGTGTACCGTTAGTAGAAATTGTCTCGGAACCAGACTTGCGTTCTGGACTCGAAGCTGCTGAATATGCCCAAGAGTTGCGCCGGATTGTCCGCTATCTCGGTGTCAGCGACGGGAACATGCAAGAAGGATCTTTACGTTGCGATGTCAACATTTCCGTGCGTCCATTGGGACAAGAGAAGTTTGGCACCAAAGTAGAAATTAAAAACATGAACTCCTTCAGCGCCATCCAACGGGCGATTGACTACGAAATTGAGCGCCAAATCGCAGCTATTGAAGCAGGCGATCGCATTATTCAAGAAACTCGTCTGTGGGAAGAAGGCGCTCAACGTACAATTAGTATGCGGGTGAAGGAAGGTTCCAGCGATTACCGCTATTTCCCCGAACCAGATTTAGCGCCAATTGAGGTGACAGACAAAGAGTTAGAAAAATGGCGTAGCGAACTACCAGAACTACCAGCCCAAAAACGCCATCATTACGAAAATGAATTGGGGCTTTCGGCTTATGATGCGCGAGTCTTGACAGAAGATCGTCCTGTATCCCAATATTTTGAAGCGGCGATCGCATCTGGTGCAAATCCCAAAGCTGCTGCAAACTGGATTACTCAAGATATCGCAGGATACCTCAATAAGCAAAAACTCAGTATCACTGCGATCGCCCTAACTCCCAGCAATTTAGCTGATATTATCACCCGAATTGAAACGGGCAAAATTAGCAACGCCCAAGCCAAAGAAAAGCTGCCAGACTTACTCAGTGGTATTTCTCCGGAAAAAGCTTTTGCTGGTCAAGAACTAATCACCGATCCTACCGTACTCGAACCCATCGTTGATGAAGTCATAGCCGCCAATCCCAAAGAACTAGAAAAGTATCGCAACGGTAACACCAACCTCAAAGGCTTCTTCGTTGGACAGGTTTTGAAAAAGACAGCCAAACGTGCCGATCCCAAGCTGACTAACGAATTGGTTGAGAAAAAGCTCAACGCCTAG
- a CDS encoding ComF family protein, with protein sequence MHTWTKNFTSLLNLFLQSHCPLCQRSTSQEICHNCTKQLQKCQRQDRISLWQEQLPVFVWGQYGGPVKRAMAALKYENQPQIARPLGQWLGESWLLNSPRRDSQTVVVPIPLHASKQRQRKYNQAALIGQSFCEITGLKLKLNGLTRVRQTEAQFGLSVSGREQNLSKAFAVGQDFRHSPPNVPVLLVDDIYTTGATARSAVQTLREYGIVVLGLVAVATTVKDG encoded by the coding sequence ATGCACACTTGGACTAAAAATTTCACAAGCTTACTTAATCTTTTTCTCCAATCCCATTGCCCACTGTGCCAACGCTCGACTTCCCAAGAAATCTGTCATAACTGCACTAAACAACTGCAAAAATGTCAACGTCAAGACCGAATTTCTTTGTGGCAAGAACAACTACCAGTGTTTGTCTGGGGTCAGTATGGGGGTCCAGTCAAAAGGGCGATGGCGGCGTTGAAATACGAAAATCAGCCCCAAATAGCTCGTCCTTTGGGTCAATGGTTAGGAGAATCTTGGTTGTTAAATTCACCCCGACGAGATAGCCAGACTGTGGTAGTTCCCATCCCACTCCACGCTAGCAAGCAAAGGCAACGAAAATACAATCAAGCTGCACTAATAGGACAAAGCTTCTGCGAAATAACTGGATTAAAATTGAAACTAAATGGATTAACAAGAGTGCGACAAACTGAAGCACAATTTGGTTTATCTGTATCTGGGCGAGAACAAAACTTGTCCAAAGCTTTTGCTGTTGGGCAAGATTTTCGCCATAGCCCTCCAAATGTCCCAGTGCTGTTAGTGGACGACATTTATACTACTGGTGCTACTGCCAGATCTGCTGTGCAAACACTTCGTGAGTATGGAATTGTAGTCTTAGGACTAGTAGCAGTAGCCACTACCGTCAAAGACGGATAA
- a CDS encoding glycoside hydrolase family 10 protein, with amino-acid sequence MAMIETRGIWLTTTDSKVLRSKERIAEAMDFLAETGFNVVFPVVWNQAVTLYPSQTMLQNFGVEIDPMSVGRDPLEEVVVEARRVGLKVIPWFEYGFASSYNLNGGILLQKKPQWAGRDRNGNLLNKNGFEWLNALDTQVQEFLLNLVLEVVKNYDVDGIQGDDRLPAFPCEGGYDQLTLTRYRQEFNRNPPQNPKDRQWLQWRADILTDFWAHLYQQVKAVNPNLLVAIAPNIHDWAFQEYLQDSPTWLKRGIVDIIHPQIYRRDFRSYQAIADKLVTQQFTDTTLSKLAPGILMKLGSYCISPEYLVQAIEYNRQVGIQGEVFFFYEGLRENNHALAKVLRNGAYAKSASFPTLSDLSRGGGSNKKSAAIWQGVARFLRNL; translated from the coding sequence ATGGCAATGATAGAAACGCGTGGTATCTGGCTGACTACTACTGATAGTAAAGTTCTCAGGTCAAAGGAACGCATTGCCGAGGCGATGGATTTTCTTGCTGAGACGGGATTTAATGTCGTGTTTCCCGTTGTTTGGAATCAGGCTGTAACTTTGTATCCGAGTCAGACAATGCTACAGAATTTTGGGGTTGAAATTGACCCTATGTCTGTAGGACGCGACCCTTTAGAAGAAGTGGTGGTAGAGGCGCGGCGAGTTGGCTTGAAAGTTATTCCTTGGTTTGAATATGGTTTTGCCAGTTCTTACAATTTAAATGGCGGTATACTTTTACAGAAAAAACCCCAATGGGCTGGGCGCGATCGCAATGGTAATTTACTCAATAAAAACGGCTTTGAGTGGTTAAATGCCCTCGACACCCAAGTGCAGGAATTCTTATTGAATTTAGTGTTAGAAGTTGTAAAAAATTATGATGTTGATGGTATTCAAGGGGACGATCGCTTGCCAGCATTCCCCTGTGAAGGTGGCTACGATCAACTAACTTTAACACGCTATCGGCAGGAATTTAATCGCAACCCACCACAAAATCCCAAGGATAGGCAATGGCTACAGTGGCGTGCAGATATTCTCACCGATTTCTGGGCGCATCTTTATCAGCAAGTCAAAGCAGTGAATCCTAATTTATTAGTAGCGATCGCACCTAATATTCATGATTGGGCTTTTCAGGAATATCTGCAAGATTCACCCACATGGCTGAAGCGGGGAATAGTCGATATAATTCACCCCCAGATTTATCGCCGTGACTTTAGGAGTTATCAGGCGATCGCTGATAAACTGGTAACTCAACAATTCACTGATACAACCTTGTCGAAGTTAGCGCCAGGAATTCTGATGAAGCTTGGCAGTTATTGTATTAGTCCAGAATATTTGGTGCAGGCAATTGAATACAATCGCCAAGTTGGCATTCAAGGTGAGGTATTCTTTTTTTATGAAGGGTTGCGAGAAAATAATCATGCCCTAGCGAAAGTTTTGCGAAATGGGGCTTATGCTAAATCTGCATCGTTTCCTACTTTGTCAGATTTGAGTCGGGGTGGTGGGAGTAATAAAAAGTCAGCTGCAATTTGGCAAGGGGTAGCGAGGTTTTTGAGAAATCTTTAG
- a CDS encoding DUF1206 domain-containing protein codes for MTQQLIHHRSSWVERLARFGYVSKGVVYGIVGLLATQAAFGTGGKTTDTQGALETIVNQSFGKFLLILIAIGLIGYVIWRFVQAIKDPENKGNDAKGLAIRIGYAINGVIYAGLALSAVQIVMGKDSGKNSNSTEDWTARLLSQPFGQWLVGTVGVLIIALGFYQFYQAFSGKFRKELNLTELSNTEAKWVIRISRFGLAARGIVFCIIGWFLIEAARQSNASAAGGLDEALQTLAQQPNGAWLLGIVALGLVAYGIYTIIQARYRRLVNV; via the coding sequence ATGACACAACAATTAATACACCATCGCTCATCCTGGGTTGAGCGACTGGCACGATTTGGCTACGTTTCTAAGGGAGTAGTTTACGGTATCGTTGGACTGCTGGCAACACAGGCGGCTTTTGGCACGGGTGGTAAAACAACTGATACCCAAGGCGCTCTCGAAACAATTGTCAATCAGTCATTTGGTAAGTTTTTACTAATTTTGATTGCAATTGGCTTGATTGGATATGTAATTTGGCGTTTTGTACAAGCAATTAAAGACCCAGAAAATAAAGGTAACGACGCCAAAGGTTTAGCAATACGAATTGGTTATGCAATTAATGGCGTAATTTATGCAGGTTTAGCCTTAAGTGCTGTACAAATCGTTATGGGTAAAGACAGCGGCAAAAATAGTAATTCTACCGAAGATTGGACGGCACGTTTGCTTTCTCAACCCTTTGGTCAATGGTTAGTTGGAACTGTGGGAGTCTTGATAATTGCTCTAGGCTTCTATCAGTTTTATCAAGCTTTTAGTGGCAAATTTCGTAAAGAACTCAATTTAACTGAGTTAAGCAACACAGAAGCCAAATGGGTTATCAGGATTTCTAGATTTGGTTTAGCGGCACGAGGTATAGTATTTTGTATTATCGGCTGGTTTCTTATCGAAGCTGCAAGGCAGTCCAACGCCTCAGCCGCAGGAGGTTTGGATGAAGCATTGCAGACGCTAGCGCAACAGCCTAACGGAGCATGGCTCTTGGGTATTGTGGCGCTAGGTTTGGTTGCCTATGGGATTTATACAATAATACAGGCGCGGTATCGTCGGCTAGTCAATGTTTAG
- a CDS encoding PPC domain-containing protein, with translation MNKAFAAGLKQLIVVPATLLAIVTSTSAALAQNKLYSPIPLSNSTEFSDSLSDKDIPTGQGGFARDYTVKLDKGDNLAVDLSSESFDSIITLLAPDGSTLAENDDGPDGSSNSLLFTRIVETGTYVIRVRSFGETGVGAFKLKVTKLQPIK, from the coding sequence ATGAATAAAGCTTTTGCGGCGGGTTTAAAACAATTGATCGTCGTTCCTGCCACGTTGCTGGCAATAGTTACAAGTACAAGTGCAGCTTTGGCTCAAAATAAGTTGTATAGTCCAATTCCTTTATCTAACAGTACTGAATTTTCTGATAGCCTTTCAGACAAAGACATTCCCACAGGTCAAGGTGGGTTTGCCCGTGATTACACAGTCAAGCTAGACAAGGGCGATAATTTAGCAGTTGACCTCTCGTCTGAAAGTTTTGACAGCATCATCACACTGCTAGCACCCGATGGTTCCACTTTAGCAGAAAATGATGACGGCCCTGATGGTAGTAGCAATTCTCTCCTATTTACTCGCATCGTAGAGACAGGGACTTATGTTATCCGCGTCCGGTCTTTTGGAGAAACTGGAGTTGGGGCTTTTAAACTCAAGGTGACAAAATTGCAACCGATTAAATGA
- a CDS encoding photosystem II reaction center protein K, translating into MEAALLLAKLPEAYQIFDPLVDVLPVIPVFFLLLAFVWQAAVGFR; encoded by the coding sequence ATGGAAGCAGCACTTTTATTAGCAAAACTGCCTGAAGCTTACCAAATCTTTGATCCCTTAGTGGATGTTCTCCCAGTTATCCCCGTATTCTTCTTGTTGCTTGCTTTCGTTTGGCAAGCAGCTGTGGGGTTTAGGTAA
- a CDS encoding universal stress protein, protein MIQKILLAISGLGHAEEMLKTLKEIPSIQSAKVTVLHVVQAQSTAATMTSKWEDGGKLLANAIQTLNLDPSQVSSILRQGDPKDVVCQVADEIDADLIIMGSRGLKRLQSILSNSVSQYVFQLSSRPMLLVKDDIYVKRIKRIMVAIDNSDAAKNCLKLALFLLRDIQGGELILANITTDLGGKKSEITQVTSDKNPVLAAAVAEAEKFGIKSRCYISSGKPGEEICRLAEELNVDLLLLGSPDRRPSIAKSFVDIDRLIGASLSDYVRVNATCPVLLARTID, encoded by the coding sequence ATGATACAAAAAATTTTGCTGGCTATATCGGGATTGGGACATGCGGAAGAAATGCTCAAAACCCTCAAAGAAATCCCCTCAATTCAATCTGCAAAAGTTACAGTTTTGCATGTTGTTCAGGCCCAAAGTACTGCTGCTACCATGACATCTAAATGGGAAGATGGTGGTAAACTTTTGGCTAATGCCATTCAAACTTTAAACCTCGATCCTAGCCAGGTTTCTTCAATTTTGCGCCAAGGTGACCCCAAGGATGTAGTTTGTCAAGTAGCTGATGAAATCGACGCTGATTTAATTATCATGGGTTCACGGGGACTCAAGCGGCTACAATCCATTTTATCCAACTCGGTCAGTCAGTACGTTTTTCAGCTATCTTCTCGCCCCATGTTGCTGGTCAAAGATGACATTTATGTCAAAAGAATTAAGCGCATTATGGTGGCAATAGACAATTCTGATGCAGCAAAAAATTGCTTGAAATTGGCACTATTTTTGCTGCGAGATATTCAGGGTGGTGAGTTGATTTTGGCAAATATTACCACAGATTTAGGCGGTAAAAAATCAGAAATAACTCAGGTTACTTCCGACAAAAATCCAGTTTTGGCAGCCGCCGTTGCAGAAGCTGAAAAATTCGGCATCAAATCTCGTTGTTATATCAGCAGTGGCAAACCTGGTGAAGAAATTTGTCGATTAGCAGAGGAGTTGAATGTAGACTTATTATTGCTCGGTTCTCCAGATCGTCGTCCATCGATCGCTAAGAGTTTTGTTGATATCGACCGACTCATTGGCGCTTCTTTGTCTGATTATGTGCGAGTCAACGCCACCTGTCCAGTGTTATTAGCGCGAACTATCGATTAA
- the tgt gene encoding tRNA guanosine(34) transglycosylase Tgt, which translates to MSANFSFQCLACCSQTKARAGVFFTPHGPVQTPRFMPVGTLANVKTITPSQLRDTGAQMILSNTYHLHLQPGEAIVAGGGGLHKFMGWNGPMLTDSGGFQVFSLSEMRKITEEGVTFRSPHDGQIINLTPERSIEIQNTLGADVIMAFDECPPYPATREEVETATQRTYRWLERCITAHQRSEQALFGIVQGGVYLDLRCRAAEALAKLDLPGYAIGGVSVGEPPELMAEIVKVTAPLLPPEKPRYLMGVGTYREMAIAIASGVDLFDCVIPTRWARHGTAIVQGDRWNLKNAKFREDFAPIDETCPCYTCQNFSRAYVSHLVRSQEILAYTLLSIHNITELIRFTQKIREAILSDRFTTEFGHWLEEVGSGEMGRWEDKGDN; encoded by the coding sequence ATGAGTGCCAATTTTTCATTTCAATGTCTTGCTTGCTGTAGTCAGACAAAAGCTAGAGCAGGAGTGTTTTTTACCCCTCACGGCCCTGTACAAACCCCCAGATTTATGCCAGTGGGGACGCTAGCCAATGTCAAAACCATCACCCCTTCTCAGCTACGGGATACTGGGGCACAAATGATTTTATCTAATACTTATCATCTTCACCTGCAACCAGGGGAAGCGATCGTCGCTGGTGGTGGTGGGTTGCATAAATTTATGGGTTGGAATGGGCCGATGCTCACAGATTCGGGTGGGTTTCAGGTCTTCAGTTTAAGTGAGATGCGAAAAATTACTGAAGAAGGTGTAACTTTCCGCTCACCCCATGATGGACAAATTATTAACTTAACACCAGAACGCTCGATTGAGATTCAAAATACTCTAGGGGCAGATGTAATCATGGCATTTGATGAATGTCCGCCCTACCCAGCTACTCGCGAAGAGGTAGAAACTGCCACTCAGCGGACTTACCGCTGGTTAGAACGCTGCATAACAGCTCATCAACGCAGTGAGCAAGCGTTATTTGGGATTGTGCAGGGAGGCGTGTATTTAGATTTGCGTTGCCGTGCGGCTGAAGCTTTGGCTAAGTTGGATTTGCCGGGATATGCCATTGGTGGCGTCAGTGTAGGAGAACCGCCAGAATTGATGGCTGAAATTGTAAAAGTCACAGCACCACTTCTACCCCCCGAAAAGCCGCGTTACTTGATGGGTGTGGGTACTTATCGAGAAATGGCGATCGCCATCGCTTCTGGTGTAGATTTATTTGATTGCGTAATTCCCACACGCTGGGCTAGACATGGGACGGCAATAGTCCAAGGCGATCGCTGGAATTTGAAAAATGCTAAGTTTCGTGAAGATTTTGCGCCCATAGATGAAACTTGTCCCTGTTACACTTGTCAAAATTTCAGCCGTGCTTACGTATCTCATTTAGTGCGATCGCAAGAAATTTTAGCTTACACCTTGTTGAGCATTCACAACATTACTGAACTAATTCGCTTTACCCAAAAGATTAGAGAAGCAATATTAAGCGATCGCTTTACCACAGAATTTGGTCATTGGCTTGAAGAAGTGGGGAGTGGGGAGATGGGGAGATGGGAAGATAAGGGGGATAACTAA
- a CDS encoding 2Fe-2S iron-sulfur cluster-binding protein, which yields MGNIKFVKENKEVVAADGANLRLKAMQNNIDIYTLIGKMTNCGGYGQCGTCIVEIVEGQQNLSPRTDVENRKLKKKPDNYRLACQTLVNGPVSVVTKP from the coding sequence ATGGGTAATATCAAATTCGTTAAAGAAAATAAAGAAGTAGTGGCGGCGGATGGTGCAAATCTCCGACTCAAAGCGATGCAAAATAACATTGATATATATACGTTGATTGGCAAGATGACAAATTGCGGTGGCTACGGTCAGTGTGGCACTTGCATTGTCGAGATAGTGGAAGGACAACAGAATCTTTCCCCCCGTACTGACGTAGAGAACCGGAAATTAAAGAAAAAACCCGACAATTACCGTCTTGCTTGTCAAACTTTAGTGAATGGCCCTGTCAGTGTGGTCACAAAGCCTTAA
- the psbM gene encoding photosystem II reaction center protein PsbM, with amino-acid sequence MQVNDLGFVASILFVLVPSVFLLILYIQTASREGGKDT; translated from the coding sequence ATGCAAGTTAACGACCTGGGGTTCGTAGCGAGCATTTTGTTCGTACTTGTGCCCTCTGTGTTTTTACTAATTCTGTACATCCAAACTGCTAGCCGCGAAGGTGGAAAAGATACTTAA
- a CDS encoding pentapeptide repeat-containing protein: protein MKLQLLAATALATPLFFISSVRAENPQDLQKLLSTGECIQCDLSGANLSGAHLIGADLRGAKLQGANLVEANLEGADLTGANLAGANLTSAYVTNVNMKQANLDRVNFTRATIHDSNVYKASMNDLNLTDAEIFNTGIGIGGEDAEIPDWK from the coding sequence ATGAAACTCCAGCTATTAGCGGCCACAGCCTTAGCAACTCCCCTATTTTTCATTAGCTCGGTTAGAGCTGAGAATCCGCAGGACTTACAAAAGCTGCTTTCTACTGGGGAATGTATCCAGTGTGATCTATCGGGAGCCAACCTTAGTGGCGCTCATTTAATTGGTGCTGACTTAAGAGGAGCTAAACTCCAAGGAGCCAACCTTGTAGAGGCTAACCTAGAAGGTGCAGACTTAACTGGTGCTAACTTGGCGGGTGCTAACTTAACATCAGCATATGTCACCAATGTGAATATGAAGCAAGCCAATCTCGATCGCGTAAATTTTACTCGCGCGACGATTCACGATTCTAATGTGTATAAAGCATCAATGAACGATCTCAATCTCACTGATGCCGAAATATTTAACACTGGAATCGGTATTGGTGGAGAAGATGCCGAGATTCCCGATTGGAAATAG